The genome window TGATGTTGCCGGTGTTGGGCGGGATCTCCGGCTGATAGAGGATCACATGGAACATGGGTACCGGTACAAGCACGACGGTTTCCGGTATTCTACCGGCCATCCGAGCCGCCATCGGCCCCGTTTTCCCTCTCGAGTCCTGTATCGGCCCGCTGCATGACGCCCGAAGAATCTGAACTGCTCGCCCTGGATTTCTGCGGACTGCGTTTCGCCAGCCCGCTGGTGCTGCTGTCGGGCTGTGTCGGCTTCGGCGAGGAGTACACCCGCGTCGAAGGCTTTTCCAACCGCGATGTCGGTGCCGTCTGCCTGAAGGGCACTACCGGCGAGCCGCGGCTGGGCAATCCGCCACACCGGGTTTACGAAACGCCGGCCGGCATGCTGAACGCCATCGGCCTGCAGAACCCGGGCGTGGACGCGGTGGTCGAGCGGATCCTGCCGACCCTGGATTTCTCGGAGACCCGATTCATCGCCAATGTCTCGGGATCGACGGTCGAGGAGTACGTTCGGGTCACCGAGCGCTTCGAGGATTCGCCCATCGACGCCATCGAGATCAACATCTCCTGCCCCAACGTCAAGGAGGGCGGGGTGGCCTTCGGCAACGACCCGGACATGTCGGCGCGGGTGGTGGAGGCCTGCCGCAAGGCGACCCGCAAGCCGCTCATTACCAAGCTCTCCCCCAACCAGACCGACATCGCCGAGAATGCCCGCCGCTGCATCGATGCGGGCGCCGACGCCTTCGCCGTCATCAACACCCTGATGGGCATGGCCATCGACATCGAATCGCGCACCCCCGTCATCGGCAACAATCAGGGCGGCCTGTCCGGACCCGCCATCAAACCGGTGGCCCTGCTCAAGGTGCACCAGGTGGCCCAGGTGTGCCGGCCGCACGGCATCCCCATCATCGGCCAGGGCGGCGTGACCAGCGCCGAGGACGCCCTGGAATTCCTGATCGCCGGCGCGACCGCCGTCGGCGTCGGCACCGCACTTTTCTACGATCCCCTCATCTGCCGGAAAATCAACGCCGGCATCGCGGCTTACCTTCGCCGCCATGGCCTCGGAAACGTCAGCCAGTTGACGGATACCCTGGTCCTCAACCAGCCACCAGCGCCCGGCGGCGGTGGCTGCGGCAACTGACCTCAAGCCTATCTGACTGTTTTCCCTTTTCTTTCTGGCCCCGATCCGGTACACACCGGTCACCATGGTGCGCGCTGGTCCGAACCTTGCTTCAGCTTGGCCGGGAACGTGCGGCCGCGCGCCGGCGGCGCGTGAAACCCTCCGCGAGTCAGTCACCTGCGGCTGGCACAAACACAGGTCCACAGGGTCATCGGAGTCCATGCAACAGCAGGTCAACCTCTACCAGCCCGTCTTCCGCCGCGAGCAGCATCTGCTCTCGGGGCGGACCCTGATGCAGATTCTCGCACTGGCGGTGCTGGCGCTGGGTCTTTGGGCGGTGGCGGCAAGCTTCCAGGCCACGCGCGCTGCGCACAGCGCGGCAACGCTGGCCCAGGCCTACGAACGGCAGGCGGCCGGACTGGCACGCCTGGTCGATCCCGAGGCCCGTGCCCGGCTCGCCGGGCTGGACCGCGAAATCGAACGACTGGAAAGGCAGCTTGCGGAGGGCAAGCGGCTGCTGACCGCGATCGACACCCTGGTGGTGCCAGGTCAGGGCGGCTTCTCGCCTCGCCTCGAGGCGCTGGCCCGCCACCGGCTGCCCGGCCTCTGGCTGACCGGCATCCGCCTGCAGTCCGGCGGCGGCACCCGTCTTTCGGGCATGACGCTGGATCCACGGCTGGTGCCCCGCTACCTGGAACTGCTCAATCAGGACCCGCGGCTGGCCGCCTCGCCGCTGTCGCAGGTGCGCATGAACCGCGCCGGCGAGGACCCGCGTGCCCTGCACTTCGTTCTCGGCGGGGCCGGCGAAGGGGAGGCGTCATGAAGCTGCCCGCGCGCGTCGAAGGCTGGCTGGAACGACTGGACGCGCTGTCGCTGCGCGAGCGTCTGATCGTGCTCGGCACCGGGCTGCTGCTGGCGTGGTTCCTGTTCAACAGCCTGTTCATCGACCCTGCCCTGCGCCAACTGGAACAGCGGCGGCTGGAAATCACCGAGTGGGAGAGCCGGCTGGCCACGCTGGAGATCCAGACCCGCGAAATGGCCGGTGACGGCAGCCAGGCCATTGCCAGCCGTGAGGCCCGGCTGCAGGAACTGCGAGCGGCGCTGGCTGCGCGCCACGCCGAACTGGAAAGTCGCCTGGGTACCCTGCTCGAACCGCGTCAGGCCGCGCACCTGTTGCGCGACCTGTTGCGCGGCCATCGCGACCTGCGCCTGCTGGCCCTGGAAACCGGCGACCTGACCCCCTGGCCCGCAGACGAGACCGCTGACCCGGCGACCGGCTTTGCGCGCTATGACCTGCACCTGGAGCTGGAGGGCAGTTATCTCGCCGCGCTGGATTACCTCGCCGAACTCGAAGCGCTGCCCTGGCGGCTGATGTGGGATCGTTTCGAACTGGAAAGCACCGGGCATCCGCGGGCGCGGATCCGCATCGATCTCTACACGCTCGGCATGCGCGGAGGTGATGCATGAATGCCTGGCTGCTGCTGCTCGCGCTGATCGGCACCCCGTCCCAGGCCGCGCCGCTCGGCGACCCCACCGCCCCCAGCGAGCCGCTGGGCACGGCGGCCGCCAGCGGCCGTTCCGGCGGCTGGACCCTGAGCGCCACCCGTATCCGCAACGGCGACCGGCGGGCATTCATCAACGGCCGCGAGGTCCGCGAGGGCGATGCCATCGGCAACGCCCGTGTGCGCCGCATCCGCCACACCGAAGTCACCCTGGAGGCAGACGGCCAGCGCTTCACGCTGCGTCTGCTGCCCACTGCCATCAAGGCCAAGCCATGAACCGACCGACACAACCATCCATCGCGCTCGGACTGCTGCTCGGCGGCGCGCTGTTCGTCACCGCCGGCTGCCAGATGAATCCGGCGCGGGACAGCCGCGAACTGGCACCGAACCTGGGCGCCATCGACGACAGCCTCAAGAACCCGCCGGCCGCCGCGCCCGCGACGCCGCCACCGGAGGTCAGCGCGGCCCTGTTGCCGCCGCTGCAACTGTCGGTACCGACCCCGCGTGTGGTGGAACCGCGCTTCGACGTCGCCGTCAACGAGATGCCGGCGCGGGCCTTCTTCATGGGCCTGGTCGAGGGCACGCCCTACAACGTGGTGGTACATCCGGATGTCGCGGGCAAGCTGTCGCTGAACCTGCGCAACGTCACCGTGGACGAGGTGATGCAGACCCTGCGCGACGTCTACGGCTACGAATTCCACCGCCGCGGCAACCTGTATCAGGTGATGCCGGCACGCATGCGCTCGCGCATCTTCCGCATCGACTATCTCAATATCCAGCGCATCGGTGCCTCGCGCACCCGTGTCAGCTCCGGTCAGATCAGCGGCACCGACGTCGGCAACTCGGGCACTGAATCCGACACCGACAGCGACACCGAAACCACGAGTTCGAGCACCGGCGGCGCCGTTTCCGGCAGCGAGGTGGAAACCCGGTCCGATGCCGACTTCTGGCACGAACTGACGGAGTCCCTGCGCATGCTGATCGGTGAGGAAGACGGGCGCCGCGTGGTGGTCAATCCCCAGGCCGGCATCGTGGTGGTACGCGCCATGCCCGGCGAACTGCGCGACGTGCAGCACTTCCTCGATACCCTGCAAAAGGTGGTCGCACGCCAGGTCATTCTGGAGGCGAAGATCATCGAAGTGGAACTCAACGATGGCTTCCAGTCCGGCATCAACTGGGCGGCCATCGGCCGACCCGCGAAGGGCGAGACCATCCAGGCCGGCCAGACCGGCGGCGGCAACGTGTTCGAGAACGGCACCTCGGCGCTGGCCGGCAGCACCCCGGTGCTGTCGCCCGGCACCAATGTCACCAGCCTGGCCACCACGGCGCTCGGAGGCGTTTTCACGCTGGATCTCAACCTCAATGACTTCAATGCCTTCATCGAGCTGCTCAAGACCCAGGGCAAGGTGCAGGTGCTGTCCAGTCCGCGGGTGGCGACGGTCAACAACCAGAAGGCGGTGATCAAGGTCGGTACCGACGAGTTCTTCGTCACCGACATCGACACCCAGACCAACACCACCGGCGTCAGCGCGCTCAACCAGACGGTGAACGTGCAGCTGACGCCCTTCTTCTCCGGCGTCGCGCTGGACGTGATTCCGCAGATCGACGACAACGGCGAGGTGATCCTGCACATTCACCCGACGGTGAGCGAGGTCAAGGAAAAGACCAAGGAGATCAACGTTTCCACCGAAAGCACCCTGTCCGTGCCCCTGGCGCTGTCGAGCATCCGCGAGTCGGACACCATCATCCGCGCCCGCAGCGGCCAGGTGGTGGTGATCGGCGGGCTGATGAAGGACCAGCAGCGCGACGAAACGGCGAAAACCCCCGTGCTCGGCGACATGCCCGTGGTCGGCAACCTGTTCCAGCATCAGCGCCGGTCGCGCACCAAGAGCGAACTGGTCATCCTGCTGCGGCCCATTGTCACCAACGGCGTCGATTCCTGGTCCGAGGCGCTGCGCGCCAGCGCCGAACGCGTGCAGGCCATGGACCTGCCCCGCCACTGAGGCAGTCCGCATGTACCGCGCCCACTTCGGACTGCAGGACCGGCCATTCGGGATCACGCCCGACACCGGCTACTTCTTCGAGTCGCCGGGTCACCAGGAGGCGCTGAACGTACTCACCGTGGCCCTGCGCAGCGGCGAGGGTTTCATCAAGGTCACCGGCGAGGTCGGTACCGGCAAGACGCTGCTGTGCCGCAAGCTGCTCAACGGCCTCGACGAGGACTTCGTCAGTGCCTACATCCCCAATCCCTTCCTGAATCCGACCGCACTGCGCATGGCGCTGGCGGAGGAACTGGGGCTGCAGTTCGCGCGCAACATCGGCCAACACCGCCTCCTGGGGCTGATCCGCGAACGTCTCATGGCATTCGCCGCGGATGGCCGGCGGGTGGTGCTCGTCATCGACGAAGCCCAGGCCATGCCCGACGATTCGCTGGAGGCACTGCGGCTGCTCACCAACCTGGAGACCGAGCGCGAGAAGCTGCTGCTGGTGGTGCTGTTCGGCCAGCCGGAGCTGGACGAGCGCCTGTCGGCACGCTCGGTGCGCCAGCTCAAGCAGCGCATCGTGTTCTCGCATCACCTGCGGCCGTTCACGGCTGCCGAAACGGCGGCTTATGTACAGCACCGGCTGGCCCGCGCCGGTGCCAGCCGCTTCCAGCTCTTCGATCGCGGCGCACTGCGTCTGCTGCATCGCGCCAGCCGCGGCATCCCGCGCCTGATCAACATCCTTGCCCACAAGGCGCTGATGTCGGCCTATGGCGCCGGGGCGGCGCAGGTGAGCGCGCGTCACGTGCGCCTGGCCGCGGCCGATACCGAGGACGCCGAGCACCTGCCACGCTTCGGCTGGCCGGCGCTGCTCGGCAGCTTCGGCTCGCTGACCGCGCTCAGCCTTGCGGCCTGGCTGGGAAGAGGGCTGCCGTGAGCCTGGTCAACCAGATGCTGCGTGATCTGGAGCAGCGCCGCGGCGATGCCGCTGCCGCGGTACACACGCTCGAGGGCCTGCGCGCGGCGCCGGCCAACGGACCGGAAGCCGGGCTGCGCTGGCCGATCGCCCTGGCCGGACTGGGCCTGATCGCGGCTGCCGCCGCTGTCGGCTGGTGGCTGGCGTCCGCGGATGAGGCCGCGCCGGGTACGGCGTCACCGGCGAGCATCCAGGTCGCGTCTCCGGCAGCGGTGCCAGCGACGACCAGAGCGGAAACGATGCCGGAAAACGCGCAGCTTGCAGCGTCGGATGCCGGCGCGGACAGTGCGGCGCCCCAGGAACCTGCCGCCGGCAACGATCAGGTGCCTGCCGGGACCCCCGGGCCGGCAGACCGGCCCGAGGCCGCGGCGCCAGCGCCGACGGCGGGCGATGCAACACCGAAGGCACCCGTACGGGTGCGCGAGGCGGCACCGACGCCTGCGCCGGCGATGCGCAAGTCGGTGCACACGCCCACGCCCGCCGAGCAGGCCGAAGCGGCCTACGCGGACGCGGTGCGCGCCTTCGGTCGCGGACAACTCGGCCAGGTGGAGGCCGCGCTGCAAAGGGCGTTGGCCGCCGATCCGGACCATGTACGCGCCCGTGAAACCCTGGCCGGGGTGCTGGTGCACCAGGGCCGGCTGGCCGAGGCCGAGCGGGTACTGGCCGAGGGCCTGGCGCGCAATCCGACCCGGCCCGGACTGGCACGGCTGCAGGGGCGGCTGCTGGCCGAGCGTGGTCAGGATGCCGCCGCGATCGGCGTTCTGGAGGGCGCCCTGCCCGAAGCCGGCAACGATGCCGGTTATCTCGCCCTGCTGGCCGGCGTCTACCAGCGCAGCGGTCGTGCCGCGGACGCGGTGGCCGCCTATCGCGGGGCACTGGCGCTGCTGCCCGACCGGGGACCCTGGTGGATGGGCCTGGGCCTGTCGCTGGAATCGCTGGGCGACAGCGCCGGCGCGCGTGAGGCCTATGGTCGCGCCCTGCAGACCCGACTGCAGCCGCGCATCGAACAGTATGTCCGCCAGCGACTGGCGGTGCTCGATGCCGCTGCCGGGGAGGTGCACTGAGATGGCGGTACCCAAGCGCGTCCGCATCGGTGACCTGCTGGTCGAGAAGAAGGTCATTTCCGAGGCCCAGCTTCAGGCCGCGCTGGCCGACCAGAAGAAATCCGGGCGCAAGCTGGGACGGGTACTGGTCGACAACGGTTTCATTACCGAGGATGCACTGCTCAGGCTGCTGTCCGAACAGCTCGACATCCCCTATATCGATCTGAGCCGGTTCGAGCTGGACCCGGCGCTGGTGCAGCGCCTGCCCGAGACCTATGCCCGCCGCTATCGCGCGCTGGTGCTGAAGGAGACCGACGACGGCTATCTGGTGGGCATGGCCGATCCCACCGACATCTTCGCCTACGACGAGCTGGCGCGTATCCTGAAGAAGCCGCTGTCGCTGGCGGTGGTCAAGGAGGCCGATGTCCTGCGCTGCATCGACCAGGCCTACCAGCAGGGCGAGCAGCTGCGCAGCCTGGCCAGCGAGGTCGGTCAGGACATCGCCGAGAATGCCTTCGATCTCGGTGATCTTGCCGCCGACAGCTCGCGCAGCGATGCGCCGGTGGTGCGGCTGATCCAGACCATCTTCGAGGATGCGGTCCGGGTCAATGCCTCCGACATCCACATCGAACCGGACGAGGACGCGCTGCGCATCCGCCGCCGCATCGACGGGGTGCTGCACGAGCAGGTCATGGACGAGCGGCGCGTCGCGGCTGCCCTGGTCTCGCGCCTCAAACTGATGGCCGGACTCGACATCTCCGAGAAACGGCTGCCGCAGGACGGCCGCTTCACCCTGCGCATACAGGACAAGCGCATCGATGTCCGCCTGGCCACCATGCCCACGCAGAACGGCGAGGCGGTGGTCATGCGCCTGCTCGATCCCGACGCCGTGCGCCTGGACCTGGCCGAGCTCGGCATGCCGCCGTCGCTGCTGGCCGCCTATCGCAAGGTGGTTCACCGCCCGCATGGCCTGGTGCTGGTCACCGGCCCCACCGGCAGCGGCAAGACCACGACCCTGTATGCCACCCTGGCCGAACTCAACCGGCCGCAGACCAAGATCATCACCGTCGAGGACCCGGTCGAGATCCAGATGCCGCGCATCAACCAGGTGCAGGTGAATCCGAAGATCGGCCTGGACTTCGCCACCGTGCTGCGCACCGCCCTGCGCCACGACCCGGACGTGGTGCTGGTGGGCGAGATCCGCGACCGCGAGACGGGCGAGATCGCGCTGCGCGCGGCGCTCACCGGCCACCTGGTGCTGTCAACGCTGCACACCAACGACGCCGTGAGCACCGCGCTGCGCCTGATCGACATGGGCCTGGAGCCCTATCTGGTGGCCTCGGCGGTGCAGGCCATCGAGGCCCAGCGGCTGGTGCGTCGCATCTGCGACCACTGCCGCGCCCCGTACCGGCCCGAGCCGGCCGAACGGGCCTGGCTTCAGGGCCTGCTCGGCGACGACCAGCCGGTGCCGGAATTCCATGCCGGCACCGGCTGCGGCCATTGCAACCACACCGGCTACCGCGGCCGCATCGGCGTCTACGAGCTGCTGCGCATGGAGGCGCCCCTGATCGACGCCCTGCGCCGCAACGACCCGTCGGCCTTCGAGGCCGCCGCCGCGGCCCAGCCCGGCCACCGGCCGCTGGTGCACGAGGCCCTGGACCTGGCGCGGCAGGGCGTGACCACCCTTTCCGAGGCCATGCGCCTGAGCGGCGGGGTGGCGTGACATGGCGCTGTTCCGGTACAGGGCCCGCGGCCCGCGCGGCGACGCCATCGAGGGCACCCAGGAGGCCGCCTCGGCCGAGGCCGTCGCCGGCCGCCTGATCGAGGGCGGGCTGGTCCCCATCGACATCCAGGTCGTCGACGACCATCCGGCGGCCTCGCGCGACCTGCGCGATCTCTTCCCCGGCCGCGTCGGGCTGGCCGACCTGATCCTGTTCAGCCGCCAGATGTACAGCCTGGTCCGCGCCGGCGTGCCCATGCTGACCGCGCTCAACGGGCTGGCGGCCACCAGCCGCAACCGCACCCTGGCGCGCGCCCTCGGCGAGGTGGTGCAGATGCTCGAGGCCGGCCATGACCTGGCCACCGCGCTGAACCACCAGCCCGAGGTGTTCAGCGACTTCTATGTCTCCATGGTGCGGGTGGGCGAGACCAGCGGCCAGCTGGAGGACATCTTCCGGCAGCTGACCTACTACCTGGAGCGTGAGAAGAAGACCCGCGACCAGGTGCGCGCCGCGGTGCGTTATCCGCTGTTCGTGCTGGTCATGATCACCATCGCCATCGGCATTATCAACGTGTTCGTGGTCCCGGCCTTTGCCCAGATCTTCGAGCGTTTCGACGCCGAGCTGCCACTGGCCACGCGCATCGTCATCGCCCTGTCCGACTTCACCGTGGACTACTGGCATCTGCTGCTGGGCGGGCTGATTGGCGCCGTGGCCGGGCTGCGCATGTATCTCGCCACCGAGGACGGCCGCTACCGCTGGCACCGGGCCATGCTGCGCCTGCCGCTGATCGGCGACGTGCTCTATCGCGCCGCGCTGTCGCGCTTCGCGCGCCTGTTCGGGATATCACAGCGCGCCGGCGTGCCCCTGATCACCGCGCTGACGGTGGTGGCGCGGGCCCTGGGCAACGACTTCCTGCGCGAGCGTGTGCTGGGCATGCGCGAGGGCATCGAGCGCGGCGAGGCCATCAGCCACACCGCCGCCGGCTCGGGCATGTTCGATCCGCTGGTGCTGCAGATGATGGCCGTGGGCGAGCAGTCCGGCACCGTCGACGAGCTGCTGCTGGAGATCGCCCGCTACTACGACCAGGAGGTCGAGTACGCCATCGAGCGCCTGAGCGCCGGCATCGGCCCGCTGCTGACCATCTTCATCGGCCTGCTGCTGCTGGTGCTGGCGGTGGCCGTGCTGCTGCCCTGGTGGGACCTGGCCACGGTGGCGCTCAGCCGGTGAAATGCGCAAGCGACTGATTTTAAAGCCGACATGGAAGGGCGGGCGGCATCGGGCTAAAGATTCGGCCGCCGGCAAACGATACAGGTTCAGACAGGCTTCTCGTCCGTACAGCAGCCCCTGCGTGGGCAGGCAACAAGGAGACACCCGATGAACAGGCAATCCGGATTCACCCTCATCGAACTGGTGATGGTTATCGTCATCCTCGGCATCCTCGCCGCCATGGCAGTGCCCAAGTTCGTGGATCTTTCGTCGTCGGCCGAGGCCGCCGCGGCGCGCGGCATGAGCGGCGCGGTCAAGTCGGCGCATGCCATCGCCATCGCCGACCTCAAGACCTTCCCGACGGTCACCCAGCTCGCAACCTATGTGAATGCCCAGGGCGTAACGGCTGCCCCCGGCGGTATTCAGGTCGACATCAATGGCAGGACCTGTACCATTCCTACCTACACGGATGCCAACTGCTCTTCCGGCAACCAAACCACCGCGACTGGTAATACGGTGCAGTGTGTGGGAACCCTGACCAGCATGGCCAGCTGTACCTGAGGCAGGACGCCGCCCGCCAACGCTGTCATGACGTGAAGGGCTGGACGGAAGGGGTGGGCGCAGGCCCGCCCCTTTCCTTTTGCATCCCCGGGATACCTGCCATGAGCCACAGGGACGCGCAACGCCGCCAGCAGGCCGGCTTCACCCTCACCGAGCTGGTGATGGTGCTCATCCTGATCGGCGTGCTCGCCGCGGGTGCCGCACTGCGCGCCGGCTTCGGCGATGTCACCGTATCGGCCCAGGCCCGCCAGGTCGCCCGCGACCTGCGCCACACCCAGCTGCTGGCCATGACCGAGGGCCGCACCCTGCGCTTCGAGTCGCTGGGCACGAGCTACCGGGTCACCGATACCGTCAGCCCGGTCATCGATCCCGCCACCGGCGCCGATTTCGTGGTCAACCTGGAAGACGGCGCCCGCCTGAGCGCCGGCACCCTGGACTTCGACAGCCTCGGGCGCCCGGTCAGCGGCGGCAGCCTGGTCGCCGGGGTCAGCAGCTTCACCCTGAGCGGTGCCAGCCAGTCGGCCCGCATCGACATCCAGCCGGTCACCGGCTTTGCGAGCGTGACGCCATGAGGCCGGGCGACCGCGGCTTTTCGCTGATCGAGCTGGTGCTGGTCATCCTGGTGCTGGCGGTGGCGGCCGTGGCCCTGGCCACCCAGTTCAGCCAGTCGGTCGCCGGCATCGGCCTCGACGAGGAACTGCAGACCGCCACCCGCCTGGCCGAGGAACGCGCCGAGCAGCTGCTCGCCGACCGCCGCCGCAGCGGTTATGCCGCAGTGCCGCTGGGGACCACCACGGATACGCTCGCCGGATCCTACGCCGGCTACGGCCGCACCGTCACCGTCAGCGCCTATGCCGGCCCGGCCTGTCCGGTGCCGGCCAGCGGCTGTCGCGAGGTGGACATCACCGTCACCCGCGGCGCGGCCACCCGCGCGCGGCTCCGCTTCCTGGTCGCGAACTACTGAGGGCCGACGCAATGCACCGACACGGCCGCGGCTTCACGCTGATCGAGACGGTGGTCACGCTCACCGTGCTGGCCATCATCGCCGGCATCACCGCTTACGGCATCGGCCACGCGGTGCGGGCGCAGCAGCAGGCACAGACTGTGTTCGAGACCCTCGACCGCTTGCGCCTGGCCAGCGAGCGCCTCGCCCGGGAACTGCGCAGCGTGCGCCGTGATCCGACCACGCCCGCCAACTATGACTTCCTGTCGCGCACGGCGACCGCGGTCAGCTTCCGGCGGCTGGAAGCGGACGGCGTCACCGTGACCACGGTCAACATCGCCGCGAGCGGCAGCAACCTGGACCTCGGCTACGACAGCCCGGCCGGTGACTGGCGGCTGACCGACCAGGTCAGCAGCTTCACCCTCGCCTACTACCAGGCCGACGGCGCGACGCCCGCCACCGGCAACGCCGATGTCGCCTTTGTCGAGTTCGAGCTGGTGCTGCTGGATGGCAACGGCAACAGCTATCCGCAGCGCACGCGGGTGGCCCTGAGGAACACGCAATGAACAGGGGCGGCATCCGGCGGCAGCGCGGCGCGGCCATGGTCATCGCAGCGGTATTCCTGATCGTCGCCGTGCTGGTGTACGGCCTGGTGGCGCTGCGCATGGCCGGTACCAGCGTGACCGACTCGGCGCTGGTCGCCGATGCCGCCGAGGCCCTGTTCCTGGCCGAGAGCGGCCTGGAGCGCGCCGCCCAGCGGCTGGCGAACGGGACCGCCTGCGCCGCGCTGGCCCCCGACGCCGGGCAGGCCTTCGGCAGCGGCGACTTCCAGATCCTGTCGGCGGCCGATGTCGGCGGCCTGTGCCGGGTTCAGGTCGTGGGCAGGCGGTTGATGGCCGGCCAGCCACGGGCACAGCGGGTGATCGAGGGGGATTTCGCGCTCGGGGCCAGCGGCAACTGGGTGGTCGGCAACAACGGTGTGGTTCTCACCGATGGCAGCGGGAGCTGGTCGACAGTGCCCGCGTTCACCGGTGACGACCTGAATGGCATCGATTGCGCGGGCAGCAGCTGCCTGGCGGTCGGCGACCGTGGCGGCGCCTTTACCTACGACGGTTCCGCCTGGTCCGCGACAGCCACGGGTACCGGTCAGGACCTTGAGGATGTTGCCTGCGAACCGGGCACCACCAGCGCCTGTTTCGCGGTCGGCGAAAATGGCACCGCCCTGCGCTGGACGACGGCCTGGGCGGCGACCAACAGTGGCACGGGCCGCGACCTCAATGGCGTGTATTGCGGCACCGGCTTTTGTTATGTCGTGGGGGACAACGGGACCATACGACGCTGGACCGGTGGGACCAACTGGCTGGGCGGCGAGATCGCCTTCAGCGCCCGGAACCTCAACGGCGTCGCCTGTCTGCCGGGCAGTGCGACCGCCTGTTTCGCCGTCGGCCGGAACGGGACTCTTTTGCAACGCTTCGCTTTCGGACCCTGGGGGTTCTGGATCTCGGTGGCATCGGGGACGGGGCGCCACCTCAACGACATAAGCTGCCCCACAACCACCTTCTGTGTGGCCGTAGGCAACAACGGAACCGCCCTGGTCTGGAACGGCACGAGCTGGAGCGGCTCGGCCACCGGCACATCCCGGCGTCTGCGGGGCGTCGACTGTGAAACGGGCGTCGCCGGCAACTGCCTCGCCGTGGGCAACAACGGCACCATCCTGGCCTGGAACGGTGCCGCCTGGAGCACCCAGCCCTCCGGTACGGGCAGTCGGCTGAACGATGTCGCAGTCGCCAGCGGCGGTGGTGGCAGCGTCACCCTTGCCCGCTGGCGCGAGCGCATCTTCTGAGCCCGGCCTGGCACGCACCGCAGGCCGCCGGTATGCTGTAGCCACACCAACAAGAGGGCACACACCCTTGCTGTCCCTGTTCCGAAAGCGCGATGCCGCCATCCGCCATGCCGTCGTTCCGCTCGACCGGGGCGTGGCCTTTGCCGAGGTCGACCGCCGTGGCGAGGCGCG of Thiohalobacter sp. contains these proteins:
- a CDS encoding GspE/PulE family protein, which produces MAVPKRVRIGDLLVEKKVISEAQLQAALADQKKSGRKLGRVLVDNGFITEDALLRLLSEQLDIPYIDLSRFELDPALVQRLPETYARRYRALVLKETDDGYLVGMADPTDIFAYDELARILKKPLSLAVVKEADVLRCIDQAYQQGEQLRSLASEVGQDIAENAFDLGDLAADSSRSDAPVVRLIQTIFEDAVRVNASDIHIEPDEDALRIRRRIDGVLHEQVMDERRVAAALVSRLKLMAGLDISEKRLPQDGRFTLRIQDKRIDVRLATMPTQNGEAVVMRLLDPDAVRLDLAELGMPPSLLAAYRKVVHRPHGLVLVTGPTGSGKTTTLYATLAELNRPQTKIITVEDPVEIQMPRINQVQVNPKIGLDFATVLRTALRHDPDVVLVGEIRDRETGEIALRAALTGHLVLSTLHTNDAVSTALRLIDMGLEPYLVASAVQAIEAQRLVRRICDHCRAPYRPEPAERAWLQGLLGDDQPVPEFHAGTGCGHCNHTGYRGRIGVYELLRMEAPLIDALRRNDPSAFEAAAAAQPGHRPLVHEALDLARQGVTTLSEAMRLSGGVA
- a CDS encoding type II secretion system F family protein; protein product: MALFRYRARGPRGDAIEGTQEAASAEAVAGRLIEGGLVPIDIQVVDDHPAASRDLRDLFPGRVGLADLILFSRQMYSLVRAGVPMLTALNGLAATSRNRTLARALGEVVQMLEAGHDLATALNHQPEVFSDFYVSMVRVGETSGQLEDIFRQLTYYLEREKKTRDQVRAAVRYPLFVLVMITIAIGIINVFVVPAFAQIFERFDAELPLATRIVIALSDFTVDYWHLLLGGLIGAVAGLRMYLATEDGRYRWHRAMLRLPLIGDVLYRAALSRFARLFGISQRAGVPLITALTVVARALGNDFLRERVLGMREGIERGEAISHTAAGSGMFDPLVLQMMAVGEQSGTVDELLLEIARYYDQEVEYAIERLSAGIGPLLTIFIGLLLLVLAVAVLLPWWDLATVALSR
- a CDS encoding type II secretion system protein, giving the protein MNRQSGFTLIELVMVIVILGILAAMAVPKFVDLSSSAEAAAARGMSGAVKSAHAIAIADLKTFPTVTQLATYVNAQGVTAAPGGIQVDINGRTCTIPTYTDANCSSGNQTTATGNTVQCVGTLTSMASCT
- a CDS encoding pilus assembly FimT family protein — protein: MSHRDAQRRQQAGFTLTELVMVLILIGVLAAGAALRAGFGDVTVSAQARQVARDLRHTQLLAMTEGRTLRFESLGTSYRVTDTVSPVIDPATGADFVVNLEDGARLSAGTLDFDSLGRPVSGGSLVAGVSSFTLSGASQSARIDIQPVTGFASVTP
- a CDS encoding prepilin-type N-terminal cleavage/methylation domain-containing protein codes for the protein MRPGDRGFSLIELVLVILVLAVAAVALATQFSQSVAGIGLDEELQTATRLAEERAEQLLADRRRSGYAAVPLGTTTDTLAGSYAGYGRTVTVSAYAGPACPVPASGCREVDITVTRGAATRARLRFLVANY
- a CDS encoding prepilin-type N-terminal cleavage/methylation domain-containing protein, with product MHRHGRGFTLIETVVTLTVLAIIAGITAYGIGHAVRAQQQAQTVFETLDRLRLASERLARELRSVRRDPTTPANYDFLSRTATAVSFRRLEADGVTVTTVNIAASGSNLDLGYDSPAGDWRLTDQVSSFTLAYYQADGATPATGNADVAFVEFELVLLDGNGNSYPQRTRVALRNTQ
- a CDS encoding pilus assembly PilX family protein; translation: MNRGGIRRQRGAAMVIAAVFLIVAVLVYGLVALRMAGTSVTDSALVADAAEALFLAESGLERAAQRLANGTACAALAPDAGQAFGSGDFQILSAADVGGLCRVQVVGRRLMAGQPRAQRVIEGDFALGASGNWVVGNNGVVLTDGSGSWSTVPAFTGDDLNGIDCAGSSCLAVGDRGGAFTYDGSAWSATATGTGQDLEDVACEPGTTSACFAVGENGTALRWTTAWAATNSGTGRDLNGVYCGTGFCYVVGDNGTIRRWTGGTNWLGGEIAFSARNLNGVACLPGSATACFAVGRNGTLLQRFAFGPWGFWISVASGTGRHLNDISCPTTTFCVAVGNNGTALVWNGTSWSGSATGTSRRLRGVDCETGVAGNCLAVGNNGTILAWNGAAWSTQPSGTGSRLNDVAVASGGGGSVTLARWRERIF